TGTTCATAGCAAGGGGCTTGGTCCTCGTCATCACACACTCTGGGGGATATGCCTGGGGATGCTTGAATACCAAAAGAACGTGTATCTTCGACATGTGTGGACGGAGATATGTTGATACGTTGAGCCCCTGTGGGCTGTCTTGGTTCAGGACGGGTGAACTCTGAGTGGGTGCGTGTGTCAGCCCATGCAAGGCACTGTGAGGACGCGTAATAGACTGTTGCTAGGTGTCTGACTCCCGTCAGCACTGAGGCAGGTCAGTCATCAAGACACGTCACACCATGATCACCGGAAGTAGAAACAATTGTGGAtctggtgacctttgacccgaTGAGTCCCGATCCAGTTCAGGATGTGCAGCGTGGAGAACAAGAGGTCTGCTTccttcacacacaaaacaccttGCACCTCACACGAGAACTGCGAGCTCTGTAACGTGACATCTTAACATCTTAcagcacatgcacaaacacaagtaAGATCGCATTGCCCGTCTTTGTCGTCCATGGGCACCAAGCACTCAATATTCTTGAGCGGATTCTTGAGCGGATCACAGCTCTctttcaatcccccccccccacgcacccacacacctcatctctacccccctccttgCTGGTCCTGAGTGCCCTTCCCCTAGCTGGACCAGGAGGGGGGTGCTCTGGGGGGCGTATTGATCCCAGCTCCTGTGATGGAGTGGCCCAGGCTGCTGTCACTGACGACACAAGACAAATGGAGAGCCTCTGAAGGGCAGGCCCCCGCCATGCTGACTGGccggagagaaaaacaaaacagacaaacaggaaggggggggggggtggggtgtgcgGGCGGGCGGGGGGCACGCCACCTCATTAAATACTCAGTGTAAACCCTGTGGATTGCATTGATTGCTAACATCCAGCTACATCTCAGGATTTGGCCCGTCGGCCTAACTTCCCCAGGGAGGTACACATGTTTGTCTGAATAAGCACAGTAAAAGAAAAGGGGACAGAGCTGAATCAGAGCTGCTCTGTTTTGTTGTGATTGCTAACGTGAACCCTCTGGGCATAACCGGTGTAAGTGGGTCACAGGGTGAGGTGGACAGGAGAGAGCTCACTGAGGCACCAGCCTTGTATCTGGAGCAGCAACAACACAGcgctcaccttctctctcatgTGCTGCATAAACCGGCCCCATTTCCCTTTGTAGTCGTTTTTACTCTTTGTCTCTGAATTTCCTGGCCGAGAGTCACCGTTTTTCTccaattctccctctctctcattgtccTCTACACCTAGAATGTTCCACAGAGCTGGAACACACCAAGGGCATTTCTGTTTTGGCTTGACCAGAGGCTCAGCCGCTCCCATCAACATACAGCCGCTCCCATCAACATACAGCCGCTCCCATCAACATACAGCCGCCCGGAAGCACGTGCAGCGCTCGCGCTCCAACAGGCTCTAGGACCCTGCGATGCAATCCTGATAAGGTGGCAAAGATGAGAAAAggcaaaaggagagagagagggagggggagagatagagcaaggcggaggaggagggagaggaagagaaagaggagcacacacaaaagagagagatggagagctgcTGCACTCTAGTTTGAAAGTCGCTGAAAAGGCTGAGTCTTGAAGAAGAAACTTGAGACAGCCTCGGTGGTATAAATACACCGCCGTGCATGGATTAAACGACACCTGCTCAAGGGGAAGGGGACAAAGACTGAACCAGAGACCACTGAGAGGGGCTGACGTCTCACGAGGACTGGGGAGTTTCTAGGAAAACGCACGCACCTCGTCACACGTGGGAACACAGGGCTAGGGAAGACACCTCTTTCCGTTTCGACCAAACCGAAATAGGACGTCCACtctgactcacacactcatccacacttAACGATCGcatccttactctctctctctctctctctctctctctctctctctctctctctctctctctctctctctctctgtctcatactctctatctctgtctttctgacacacacacacacatacacacacggggACCACATGCCTATACGTTTCCCTGAACTGCACATGCCCACTCTAAGATGAGTGGCCTCTCAGCCTGGCTCTGCGGCTGAAACACAGTCTTGGATGGTTGAAACTGACACGCTGAGATACAGctctccagccctcagcccccctctgctcctccatcagACCAGGGGGACATCGAGTGGAGCAGGACCCACAGAGGAACCGCCACAGAGGCAGGTAAGAACACCTgaagcaggaagagagacacacagagagaaagagagagataaagagagattgTGTTTCCATTTGATCCTGAATGGCACTGGATTGGAAAGAATTGAGTTTGAAAATCCAGAACGTCATTAGCTTGGCGTGAAATTGTTCTGCGTGGGCTTGCTTGCGCTGAAGACTTCTGTCTGAAGAATATGTCATTTCCCACCCACAGCTGTTCAATGTggttgtatgtgttgtgtgggtTAGGAGTATCCTGGACAGCCCCGGTCTGAGGCAATGACACAGCTAGGTGTTTAAAGCTGTGAAAACACCTATGGGAGAACAGATCTTTAATCATAATCTCCTGATGAGAAACATTACCTTCACCGTGTGTTATGATTCTTCTTTGAAGAATCTTCTTTTTTAAATGAAGTCTTTCATTTAAAACTGTCCATTTGGAGTTCAGCTTAATTAATGATCAGGTCAGCATGTGGTTGATTGCAGTACAGTAAGTTTCCACGGCGTGTTTCACTTCCCAGAGCAGGGGGGACTATCCTCAGAGCACGGCCCCTGATCCCTGTGAGATAAACAGACCCATGGCTTGTTTTCAGTAGCCTCTGGGTCATTTCCATCACATACAGAACAGTAATCTTGCCATCGTCCTTCCGTGAACCATCACAGATGCACAATTCTATCATCATCACACGTTGGCATTGAGTTGTGATGCCTTCGCAGGCAATGGCGTGTGGAACACAACGAGAGGTTTCCTCCGTAAAGAGGAACATCGCCCAACAAAGCGTGCAGTTTGATCTGTCTTGGAAGAAAACCCAAACGTTTtgtccagcccccccaccaccaccaccacacccacacccccacagacCCACCCCCGCTCTGTGCACCTGCTGTGGCTGTCTGAGTCCAACTGctggatggaaggaggggtCCTTCTGCTACATGTAGGTCACAGCCAATTAGCAGCTGTCTACTAACACCCCTGTGGAAGAGGaaggatgatgaagaggatgtGTAATATGTGAGCACTCATGTTGATACCTGTGAGAGataaccagcacacacacacactaatgcaaaTATTCAGACGAGTGAACAtagatatgcacacacatgcgtgctcacagacacacacaaacacacacgcatgcatatcACGTGTTTATACCTTCCACCATGCAGGAAGTAAATTACCAGTAGGTTAAAAACTACAAACCTGCATGTGTTCATTAACAAGAGCAGAAAACATTTCATACGCTGTGTTCAGTACATCTACAATGTCCATAATAATTGTCTCTTACAGACTGCACGCCACTGACTCTATTCCCCTGTTTTCAGGCTGAAAGCAAAATTTAATTCATGCACacaatttgtacacacacacacatgcttagagGAATGTCCCAAACACAAGCACAGCAGCTGCAAGGGAACAGAGCATTGAAGCGCAACtagcacacacagtacacacacacacacacagcacataaatatgtacacacacatggtacacacacacacacagcacataaacatgtacacgcacagggtacacacacacatacagcacgtaaacatgtacacgcacatggtacacgcacacacacacacacacagcacataaacatgtacacacacatggtacacacacacacacacagaacacttcTGCACCATatgcccccttttctctctctgcttcacagAAAGAACAAAGTAAATCTCAAACCCCTGATCTCATTAGCATGATGCGTTCAAATGGCCACAGTAAGTACATCAGAACATGctcaatgtacacacacacacacacacacacgtgcactggCACAGTCTAGCTttaatcatgtgtgtgtgtgtgtgtgtgtgtgtacagcctaGAGTGGGCTGCACAGAGGCCTGATTACAGCAATAAGCTCATCACCTCATTCACACGTCCAGCACTGGGGATTTactgagaaagaaaaaacatcCATTCTGTATCGTGACCATTTTGTTGTATTAGACTGGAATTCAGGAGGAATGACacatcctctctgctctgctaatGTGACAGCGGAGATCTCCACTGGAAGGCAGAAAGGGCTGTTCTGGAATTATGAAGTCATAAGTTATCCAGTAAAGCAGTGGAACGTTGAAATGGTAAATTAGCTTCTGGTTCATTTATCCTGCTGTGAATACACAATTCTTCACTGAATGTGTTTCCATAGGAACGTGGTTTTGCAGTGGGATTCAGAGCTATGCAGCACACACAGTCTTTTTTTCCTGCAGTATCTTATCCATCCCCGCACCCCCTCCCTGCACATCCAGTCCAATGTATGGCTCATTCAAATGGGATAAGGGCATGTGAAATCAATACATGTATCGCAGTTTCTACGCAGGTCACATTTAGCTATTCAGCCCCCTCTGCTTGTGCTCTCATCAGCCCTCCATCAGTATTATACATCATGTCTTTTATTGAAGCTTGGGGACATTTATTGCACCCCACCCCCGCAACCTCCCCAAACTCGCACCccccacctgcaccccccccccccaccaccccacgtACGACTGGACCACAGTATCGTTGCTTGTACAGAatgttctctctgtgtgcgAGGCTCCAAGCTTCGTCTACTCTGATAAATTACTGTAATTACTTCTTCTACTGAGCgtgggtgggtgtttgtgtgtgtattttcgtgtgcgcgtgtgtcggtgtgtgtgtgagggagggaggatggatgtgtgtatgtgtgtgtacttgattgtgtatgtgtgtgtgtttgtgtgtgtgtgtgagagagtgcacgtgtgtgagcgtgagggCAGGCGAGTCTCTCTGTGTGCTGGAGAAACGTACAGGATATTCATTCGAGAACATCATCTTCCTTTTGTAACGTCAAGAACTCGTCATTGTAATGgaagtttaaaaaaaagagcAGTTGGAGCTGAAAGACAGatgaaggggtgagagagaaaagtgaGTGATGGAGGAGTCGAGGAGTCAAATAAAAGGCAAGacgaagtagagagagagagagagagagagagagagagagagagagagagagggagagagagagggagagagacagagagagacagagagagagagagagagagagagagagagagagagagacagacagacagagagagagagagagagagagagagagagagagagagagagagagagacagacagagagagagagagagagagagagagagagagagagagagagagagagagagagagagagagagagagagagagagagagagagagagagagagagagggagggatgaaacagaaggagagggggaagcggggagagacggggagggagaggagccagTGTAAAAGCGTTGTGGTGATTTGCGGCGCCGTCCTTGCAGTCTTCCCTGCACCTGACTggatgttttatgtgtgtgcagaATCAGAGAGGGAGGCGGCTTATAATACAGCTGACAGAGGTGTTTTTATGGTGgcaaggcaggggggagggggccgcAATAAAGCTGAGTGCATCCCTCCTGAAAACaatctttgggggggggggggcgggggggtgtacatgcgtgtgtgcatgtgtttctttgtgtgtgtgcacacacacgtggcaATGTTTGCCCCTgcttgtttgcatgtgtgtgagcgtgtgcgtgggatgggagaatgtgtgtgtgtgtgcgtgggatgggagaatgtgtgtgtgcgtgggatgggagaatgtgtgtgtgcgtgggatgggagaatgtgtgtgtgcgtgggatgggagaatgtttgtgtgtgtgcgtggggtgggagaatgtgtgtgtgtgtgcgtgggatgggagaatgtgtgtgtgtgtgcgtgggatgggagaatgtgtgtgtgtgtgcgtgggatgggagaatgtgtgtgtgtgtgcgtgggatgggagaatgtgtgtgtgtgtgcgtgggatgtggtgctttgatgtgtggATGGGTGCGTATGTGTGAACCAAGGAAGCCACTCACGGTCAGAGATgccgctggagtcagagagcgTGCTCTTGAATGATCACTGGGCCTTTTCAGTATTAGCAGGACTGTCCTTCcataagggaggaggagggaggaggagggaggaggaaggagaaggagggaggaggagggaggaggaggagggaggaggagggaggaggagggaggaaggcatGAGATGAAGGGcgaggaagggggaggtggaCAGGAGGCACAGCAAAGCAATAATAGAGAGGACAGCAGCCCTCAGCACACTACCAGCGCGCAGCCAGAAATTAGTCTCCGAGCTGTGCATCGGAGCGTGGTACGACAACACACTAGATTCAATGCATTGAGGCACTTTGTGTACAGCAGAAGGAATTCTTACTGATTAGCCAACACAGAGAACTAAATATACAATATGTGTTCTTGTTTTAATGTAACAGCACAGCAGCTTCCTCGCCAACATCAGCAGCATTTTCCTCAGTCAGTGCTGGGCAGACTGCTGCATTGGAAAGCGTTTTAAATTTAGATTTGAGTGAAAGAAAATACATTAATTCCAATTGATTAGGTCTTTCAAGTAATTGTTTTGATCAGTTCTATTGTTGCAATTAAACCATCTGAGTCACTTACCGTGGATTAGTCAGCGTTCGTCTCAGTTGCATACAGTGTCTAAATAATTCAAAGACAGCCGTGTTATTCTGACTTAAACTGTCACATCCAGACTACCTCTCTTTGCTTCCCCGCTGTTGCCTGAAGGCTTGCGGATTTTCTTTAGAACCTTCTCTCAGCGCATTTCTGCACTACAATCACTTTATCCTCCAAAAAGTCAAAATCCTCCAAAATCTAAAAAGTAAGAATAGATTCCTGACAAGGAGGCCGAATAAACTGTCACTCAAAGTTAAACTGTCAACATTTGCGAAACTATCCAGAAGCTTCTCAAAATATTACAGTGATTATAAAGCATGATGAAAAGTTGGGGTTGTATAAGTATTGACTGAAAAACCAAGCAGCCCTGAGTAATGTAAGTGAGACCACGAGAAGCTGAGGTTTGGCAGAAGACACACTGCCCGGGGAAAGTCCTCACTTCCAACTGAATTAGCTTAACGTTTGTTTTATAAGAACACCATCACGTGACTCTACAGCTGGACAAATGGCAGCATGTTGTCATGAAGGAATTCAGTACAAATCAGTTTCAggggaaaaaaaaactacatCCAAAACTTTAAGACTGATGACATTTTGGTTCCATTTGGGTCTGACCATGAGTGAAAATTGAGTCCTTAACCTAACACCTAAGGGACTGTATAAGGACAATGTTGCATGTTGAACTGAGCAGCTGAGCAGCGGTGTCTCCTTTGGGGTTTCACGGTGACTCAGCACCCCTCTGACAGCGTCATGAACAGGCCTCTTCCTGAATCACGGCAGCAGACTAAGAGTGTAGGAGGCAAATCGAATGCCTGGAAGCCAGGTCAGATCCCCTGGTCTGAGGACGAACTCTCGTCCACTGTTCAGGTAGTGTGGTggcaaaattctagtggcactgtgtaaatttgaatagtaagagatggcggttacaataaatttattttgcttgtacaaatcatgaattaacaaagtactttgtgatcagtcataacgaaggaggtgctagccacaggtcgttcgccagagtgatgaagaacaaccccaaaaccctacattatataaactttagatcaaatggttcctctgaactctgttgattggtcagcactgctcagtgacagtttgactccataccaagttcccacagttctttcatgtggcatctctccccaaaccagtagatagtaaaaccacaggagttcaccagtcaaatggtcaactgtcctttgtgtgggcaacttcaaacaagtatttaattaaaccccacccattgcaacaggaagggtcagagcagcctgatcagttaaccttttaaggagtgagttatttttccaaaacggaagctagctagttttagttagcttccgttacctagcaacctagcataatactcgtagcaatgctactacctgctagtgttacttgttagcctcctaattgtaaattttgaagccatactatagcgtttgtcatatagtttttgtctatcggaaaatagtcggttggaatgttcagaatcacatatgtgtgacgctactccttaaactgctccctcagatcacaataacaatacagttgaatccacattgtctccagaccagctgtctcatcctccccaggtgtcataaactgcaaatggcatctctaccaaatggagttgactcttcttaaccaactttaaaacacattcctcatatatgaaacacacacattataactgtattccaaatttccacgacagtAGTCACTGCAGGCTTTTGCCTGTGAAAAGCTGGGACAAGAAAACAAATGAAATCATACAAAGGCAGAAGGCTGGACATGAGCTAAATATACAAaagttttgttttgaaaaatgtTCTCCCTGAGGCAGAGTGGACATGGTTAGATGTATTTGGACAGGTACCCTTTTCCTGAGAGCACTTGTCATGCGCATGACCCTGTtagtatgtgtatgtgagtgtgtgtgtcatgtctgtgtgtgtgtgtgtgtgtctgagtttgtgtgcatgtgtatgtgtaagcGATGTGCCACTAAGGCAGGATGACGCTGAGGAGACTCGATGTTATGTGTGACCTTGTTTTTCTTTTGGCAGCAGCACTGCAGCGGGTCGGTGGAGGAAAGTGAGGCGGGCCACAGGACACTGCACCGCCCAACTTAACGCCTGTCCTGAATGAAAACCTCTCACGGCACACGGGGCGCATTAAAAATACATAGTCCCTCAGGAGCGCTCCTGTCGCGAGCAGCAAACTCAGAGCACACATAAATCAATAGTGGAGGACACCGATTTCTTTATTATCACTTCCCTCAGCAACGAGCGAACAACGGATACGCTCACAGACTGGCGGAGATGGACCTGTACACCCCTGTAATCCCTCGTTGGATGCCTGGAGCCTTGTTGCAGTTTTAGATCACCTAAAAATATGCGCCTAAACTCCTAATTCAAGTCTGTTGTGAGTTGAAAACAGTGTCGACATTTTCTTCCGTTTATCTGACTGAGTTTCTTCAATCCTCTTTCTTCGGTTTGTTTAGGGCCTTGTTGTGCTGCGTTATCTGACTGCTGATGAGAACACGGAGACAAATTGACAGCAAGCTGCATGAAAACGCAAGATTCACAATTATGTCTCTCCACAATGGTTACTGAACTACCGAGTTGCTATTTATCAATCCATCCAAACAAGTTTTATCTTTGAAATGAAAAAATTGTTCGGACCATTGGTGATACTATGTCAGGATGCATGCTTGATCCTCAATTGGTACAGACAGTTTGCTTGACGGGAACCCAAACTTAAAATCATTTTCCACAGCTTCTGTCCCATATTAATCAGGGCACTCCATCTTCGGAATTGACATATCTGGAACCCATGTGAGAGAAAGAACATTAGCATATTCATGAACATAGACACACTCAATCATACGAAATGGGAGACAAGGACCCAGCCATAAGCCATCACGGCCTGGAACAAATAGCTTCTGACATGTGAGGAAAGGAGAATCTGCAGGAGAGCCTCAAGAGCTTAAATCTCCCATCGCGACCTCAGCATAACacgcagagcagagcacagcagagcagagcagagtggaAACCTGGCTAAGCCTGGCGGAGCTGGTCACTTTCATTATGCCATGGTTGCAGCATGTGTCTTCAGGTCTGAGAACAAGGCCTATAATAGGAGTCAAATTAAAGAATTGGATTAAAGATGGATTATCACTGTACTAAAGCCAGCAAAGCAGCCGCTTTCGCTTAAATCCGGGGGAACGCACTTCTGGGAAAGGGCTCTGGGGGAATTGATTTCTGGATTGCTGACTGTGGACGAGGCGGTCTCCTGTCCGGCCGCcggtcacagagagagatggagagtcaaGACGAGCTGGAGCACCCTCTCCTACGGGAGAGCCCCAAGCACGCTGGCGGCCCGTCTGGCTCCCTGTTCAAGGGCATCTtggtgaggtgtgaggaggaCAAGGCCTTCCCCCCGCTGGCCTGGAGGAGTTACTGCAGCGGCCCCCCTCAGCAGCAGTTACTGGACCCGTGCTCGCTGCCCCGCACGCTGGAGTCCATGTACTCCCCTGCCCCCATCTGGGGTCACCCTGACTCCCTGGCGCTGCACAGGAAGGAGTACCTGGAGACCACCTTCGTGGACGTCCATCCCGGCTCCTCCCTGGAGAGGAagctgcagggggaggagcaggacagCCACAGCGTGGCGTACAGcctggaggacgaggacgacCTGCTGCCTGACTTTGAGGTAAGGACCTCcgcgcaccaacacacacacacacacacactctccttccaAATGTCCAACAGGCACAACAGAACAGagcaattccccccccccccccccccccccaaaaaaaaatgcCCATGTAAACACGTAAACAAAAGCTGAACAGCCAGCAGGACAACAGGACAGCTGGGTCAATTCCCTTTGTAGTCTAGATCCcgccctcctgctgctgctgttgatgctcagagcgggggggggggggggggggaggcagggtgagtcACCGCCAGGTCACaggctctgctgctctctccaaGCGGAGTGTCTCTCCTGCTGACGTGGTCTCTGTCAACACTCCAAAGATACCCGGTTTATAAAGATGAGTCTAGAATCGCGGGGGGGAATTGGAGTGGAACTTGTGAAAAGTACGAGAGAGGTTT
The genomic region above belongs to Osmerus eperlanus chromosome 11, fOsmEpe2.1, whole genome shotgun sequence and contains:
- the tmem91 gene encoding synapse differentiation-inducing gene protein 1, with translation MESQDELEHPLLRESPKHAGGPSGSLFKGILVRCEEDKAFPPLAWRSYCSGPPQQQLLDPCSLPRTLESMYSPAPIWGHPDSLALHRKEYLETTFVDVHPGSSLERKLQGEEQDSHSVAYSLEDEDDLLPDFEDSSSEDFSDTDSDSNFPLMIPQDYLGLAFFSMLCCFWPLGIAAFYLSQKTNKASAEGDFQGASAASRQALWLSVLSIVFGIITYICAIAALISYLSGKPP